The DNA segment GCTGCTCAGTCTGTTTGGCATGATCAAGGAAAACATCATGCAGATTCTGCTGCTGGTAATCCTGGTACTCTGGGCACTTGAGCTTGCCCTGCAGTTCGTGCTCGGCGGCAACCTGCTGCAGCCGGACATCCTGGCCTGGCTCAGCAACCTCGCCCCGAACCTGGTGATATTTGCCGGGCTGTGGGTGGTGTTCGAGCAGCGGGCGCGGGTGTCATAGGCTGCCATTATGGGGCCTGGGCAAGATCCTGCAGCAGAGCACGCAGGCGGAGAATGTCTTGCCCGGCCTGCCGGTCGCTGTCTCGCAGCGGATTGAATGCCCCCCCGGCAACAAACGCCGCCAGACTGTCTGGCGGCGATCCAGCCTGTTCTTCTGTCCCTGTTCCGTCACCTGCGGTGCTCGAACGCCCGGCACTACGTTGATCGTTCTGCTGTCTGCTGCCAGTTGTAGCCGTACGCTGTGTCTGCTGGCGACTGAGGAACAATCGATCGGTATACCGTAATTGTTCCGGAGTAAGAATCTCTGCCTCTATCTCTTGCAGCACCTGCTGAGCCCGCGCAGGCACCAGCCGCTCGACTGCGTAGATCTCTTCTACAATCAGCTCAAGCAGGCCAGCCTGCTGCGTGGTGAGTTTCAGCTCGCTTTCTTCCTCGTGCATCCTGACAATAAATCCGAACAGTCTGCCCAGCTCATTGATCACTTCAATTTCCTGCCGCAGCTCCTCGAATTCACTGCTGCTTCCACGCGGTGATTGGCCAAATGCCAGCGGCATCGAGGCAACACATAATCCTGCAACCAGCACCCATAACAACCCGGTTCTGTTCATCCTCAACCTCCTACTCATATCTCAGTGCCTCGATGGGGTCCAGACGCGAAGCCCGCCAGGCTGGGTACCCGCCAAAAAACAGCCCGGTCAGTACCGCAAATCCGAAGGCCAGCAGTACCGAGTCGGGGGAAACCACCGATACCAGCCCGCCGAACCGTTGTGCCCCCCAGGAGATCCCGTATCCCGATGCTATCCCTGCCAGACCACCCCCGGCACCAAGCAGTACTGCCTCAGTCAGAAATTGGGTCAGTATATGCTGCGGTGTTGCTCCCAGAGCCATGCGGACACCGATTTCACGGGTACGTTCGGTAACCGAAACCAGCATAATGTTCATTATCCCGATACCGCCCACCAGAAGGCTGATTGCGGCAATCCCCCCCAGCAGGAGCGTGAAGGTATCCGTCACCGCTGTCATGGTGCCAATCACATCCTGCTGGTTGGCAATATAAAAATCTGCCAGGTCCATGCCGGGAAGCCGGCGCAGACGCAGCATGTTCTGCTCGATAACCTCCTGCAGCTCGTACATAATCTCCGGTGATGCTGCCTGGATGTTGAACATGGCATAGTTTTCCTGCCCGGAATGGCTGCGCTGAAAGGTAGAGAACGGGATGAAAACCGCTGCATCCTGCGCCGGAGACCCTTTTTCTTCCATGATCCCGGTTATGCGGTACGGGAGATTGTTCACCCGTATGGTCTGCCCCACCGGATCCGCCCCATCGGGAAACAATTCACGATAGATCTGTACACCGATAACAGCTACCCGGGCACGATTGGCCATGTCTGCATCGGTGAAAAAGCTGCCATAGACCGGCCGGAAATTCCGTACCGCAGGATAGCTGGTATCTGTCCCGATTACTGCAGCGGCAGTATTTAATCGTTCAAACTTGATCTGGCCGTTCATCGATGACTCGACCGCGATTCGCGAGACCAGCTCCGGCGGCAGATCCCGAATCATCTGCAGATCAGCCGGGGTAAGCCGCGGGGCAATGTTTGTGGTACGGGTACGCACCAGGGAGGTCCCGCGAGGCTCCCCTGAATAGACTATCAGCAGGTTTGCCCCGAGCTGTCCCAGGCGTTCCTCAACCGATACCCGTGTCCCCTGCCCGAGTGCGGTCAAGCCGATAACCGACGCGACCCCGATCAGAACCCCCAAGGCGGTTAGCAGGCTGCGGATCTTGTTGGCCTTGATGCTGCGAAACGACATCGCGATGTTTTCGTACAGCATAACCAGTTTGGCAACAGTGCTCATTCCGCCCTCCGTGAATCCGATACGATCCTTCCATCCAGCAATCGTATCACCCGTTCGGCCCGATTCGCGAGATCCTGGTCATGGGTAACCATTATCAGCGTGACCCCGCGCTGCTGCAGCGAGGTAAACAATCGCATAATCTCCTCACCGGTGTGGGTGTCCAGCGCCCCTGTCGGCTCATCTGCAAGCACAACCGCAGGATTACCAACCAGTGCCCGGGCAATGGCCACTCGCTGCCGTTGCCCTCCGGACAATTCGCTTGGCAGATGCTGCAGACGATCCGAGAGCCCGACCAGATCCAGCACTGCACCGGCAGCCTCCCGCCGTTGTCTGGCCGGCATCCCCCGATACACCAGCGGGAGCTCCACATTTTCCAGGGCATTCGCCCGCGGGAGAAGATTAAAGCTTTGGAACACGAACCCGATATGCCGATTGCGGGTTGCCGCCAGCTGTTCGGTACTCAGTCCCGATGCCTCATCACCAGCGAGAAAGTAGCTGCCGGCACTCGGGGTATCAAGGCAGCCAAGGATGTTCATCAGGGTTGATTTACCTGATCCGCTGGGACCCGCAATGGCGACAAACTCTCCACGATCGATTCGAAAGGTCACCCCGTTCAGGGCCTTGATACGACTGGGGCCCATCCAGTACTCCTTGTGCAGGCTGCGTACATCCATCATCGTCCACCCCCACCGCCGCCACTCCCGCCGCCGGGACTGCCAGGGCTCCCGGCGCTGCCGGATGTCCCGGCGGATCCCGGTACCGGAATAATCGAGGTAGAACCGGTCTGATCGGCCGCTGCCGGGATCAGGGAGGGCAACTCTGCAGAGGCTTCGGGAACGATCACTCGCTCGCCGGCAGAAAGCCCCTCCAGTACGGCTACCCGGTTGCCGTCATCCGCGCCAGGTTCGACCCGGCGGGACTCAACCGTTCCGTCGTCGGCCTGAACCTCTACATAGCTGCGGCCCCGTACGGTACTCACTGCCGTCGAGGGGATAACCACCCCGGTGTCACGTGCCAGCACAATCGCCATGTCCGCAGTCATGCCGGGCTTTAAGCGGTTGTCCGGATTTTCGGCCACCGCTGACACCCTGAACAGGGCTATGTTGTTTACGATCTCGGCCTCGGGACTGATCTCCACCACCTCTGCTCGCAGCGGATTGCCATCCATCACCACACTGCGAATATTCACCGGCATACCAGGAACAATCCGGGATATATCGTATTCATCTACCTCGGCAGTGAATCGCAGGCGGCTTACATCACCGAAACTGAGGAGCGAGCTGTTCTGCCCAACCCAGTCACCCTCTGCAGCTGATACCGATAGAACCGTTCCATCGAATGGCGCCTTCACCGTGACTGATGCATACTCCTGCTGCGCCTCGACCAGAGACAATCGCGCCCTCTCCAGCGACAGCTCGGCCGACTGCACCCGATAGCCGACATCACGCAGCTGATCCCGTGCTGACTGAACCTGTTCACTGGAAACCGCGCCCGCTGCAGCCAGGGACTCCCGTTCCTGTAACAGCCGCGCCGCCTGTTCCCGGGTAGCCTGATGCTGCGCCAGCTGTATGCGAGCCTCCTGTACCGCAATTCGGGCCAGCTCCAGGCGTCGTTCTGCCTGCTCCGGGGCGAACTCCACCAATGGATCACCGGCAGATACCGTATACCCGGGGGCGGCAATCCAGGCTACCTCGCCCCCTGCCCCTGCCCGTAGCACCCGAATGCGATGGGCCACACTCTGTGCAGGATTCTCGATACTCACCCCGACGGTACCCTCAACGGCCTCCTCCGTCCGGAGAGCAAGGTCCGGTGCAGTCTCACCCTGCTGGAATCTCCGGCCAGCATACAGTGCCGCCACCACTGCCAGCCCGATGACTACTACACTGAACCCGACTGTCTGTTTACGCCGCAGCCTGCCGTGCTGGCGATGTTTCTTCCTGTTCATTCAATCCCCCCCTGTATAAATTGGCGCATTGCATACGGCAGCAGCGAGAGATCGCCGCCATACTGAACCAGGCGCCATTCTGCCTGGCGCAATTCCATCTCGCTGCGTTCAAGCCGCAGCACGGCTCGCTCATGCGCAAGCTCGGCCGCAGATTCCTCACCTGGCAGCAGCTGCCCGGCAGCAGCACGGGTTCCAGCAATATCCCGGTATATCGTGGCCCGCTCCACACCCCGTGCGGCAGCATCCCGCCGCCCTTCCGCAACCTGGAGATCCCGCTGCAAGGCAGCCAACTCAGCCTCAGCCTCCTGCACAACCCGATCCAGTCGGTCATGTGCATACTCCTCAGCCGCACGGGCGGCCTCCAATGCCTGCGAGCGCCCGGAACCAAGCGCCCAGCTTATCCCGGCCGACCAGCTCAGGATCGCTGAACTGTCGCGCGAGCCATCCCCCGGTTGCAGACTGTAGCCAAGCCCCAGCACAGGGCGCGCGGTTCCCCAGGAAGCAGAAAAGGAATGCTCATCCGCTGTCCAGGAAACCCGTAGACTTACCGCCACATCAGAGGGGACAGCTTGTGTGTGGATACCCGCAATGGTGGTCGCGGCTGTTTTCTGGACTACCTCCGGGTGATTCTGCAGCAGGATCGATCGCTGATCTGCCGGATCAGCAGGCAGCTGGCCAGGCTCCCACTCTGCCGTGTGGGTGCGCGGAGAAACCGTCCTGTCCGGTTCTATCCCGGTCAGCAGCTGTAAACGGGCCGCCGCGTCCTGGATAGCAAACACCCCGGCGTCCAGGGCCAGTGCGGCTGCATGCCGGTCTTCGTCACGCTCAAGGAGATCGGTAAGCGGGATATCACCAGCAGCAAACAGATCCCGGGATCGCTGCCAGGACTGGTCTGCCGCATGCAGTTCCCCCTCCAGCAAAGAAAGTTCAGCCTGAGCCAGATACAGATCTGTGTAGGCTGCGAATATCTGGAGGAACGCCTCCATCCGGGCATTTAGCAGATGCTGCTCGGCGACCGCAAGCTCGATCCGGCGCTGCTCCAGCCGGGCCTGTTCACTGTCGGAGAGCATCACCGGAATATCCAGTGATACGCCATACGACGGATCAACCCGATCCTGCGTCTCTTCGTCCTCCAACAACCGGTGTCTGGCACCGCTATCCAGACCAAGCAGAAGATCCCCGCGATACTCCGCAGCACGCAAGGAACGCACGGCATCCTCATAGCTGTGCCGTGCCTCAACCACCACGGGTACTGCCGCAATCCTGTCCAGAAACACCCCGATCTCCTGTGGGATGACCACCCCCGCTACAAGGATCAGAAGCGCTGTGGCCAGCAGATTCCGTTGCAGATGACACCCGGTTTTATTTCGCTTTACCCTCATGAAAAGAAGATTGACGCGCTGCCAAGGAGGAACCACGAAGACCGTATGAAGATCAGGTGAAGAAATCCTGTCGGCCGACCGGATCTGTGGCCGTCAGCACCGCCATCGGGCTATACTGCTGGTATGGCCCGGATATTTGTGATCGAAGACAACGAAGGACTGCGCAGCACCATCTGCTCCTATCTGGAGCTTGAGGATCACATCGCTGTTCCCTTCTCCCGCCTGCGCGGACTGGAGGATGCCGTGCGTATGCAGCAGCCGGCCCTGCTGATCCTGGATGTGATGCTGCCGGACGGCGACGGCTTTATTGCTGCGCGGCAGCTGCGTCGCTTCTCCGAGGTGCCAATCATATTTCTGACTGCGCGTACCGCAGAGTCCGACCGGATCACCGGGTTCGAGGTCGGGGGCGACGACTACCTGGTCAAGCCCTTCTCCAACAAGGAGCTGATGCTGCGGGTACGGGCTCTGCTCAAACGTACCGCCCCGCTGCCGATCGACGCTCCCGGCAGCAGGCTGCTGCACCTGCGGCTCCAGCACAACCCCGGTGAGTCCCGGCTGCAGCTGGACCCGGCCGGCCACCGCTGCCGCCATAACGGTACCGATGTAACACTTACCGCAGCCGAGTGGAAGATACTGAACCACCTTGCGGGCAATCCCGGGGTGGTGGTGTCGCGTGATCGACTGTTGGGGGTCTGCCTGGATTATCTGGCCGAGGGATCCGAACGCACCATCGATACCCATATCAAGAATATCCGCACCAAGCTGGGCAAGCAGCCATGGATCGAGACTGTTCGCGGCTTCGGGTACCGGTTCTCCGGAGAACCGGTAGATACATCGGGGGATGAGCATGTATAGCCTGTTTCAGCGCAGCTTTCTGGCCTTTCTTGCCGGCTATACCGTTCTGCTGGTGATCCTTGGCGGGTCGATTGCGATCGGGTATCGCCAATCGATGCAGGCCTGGAGCGCCCAGCGCAGCGGGATGATCGAGCAGTCAGCCCGTGAGCTTTTACGGGAACACGCCGGAGAGCGGCGCGGCATGGGGCCACAGTCACAAGCACATCCCCGGAGCCCGGGGCATGCCGGCATGCCGGGCGACACCCCGTTCTTCGTCTACGATACCGACGGGAACGTCATTGCTTCCAGCCTGCCCGAGGGGCGTCGGCGCGAGCTCTCGGTGCCTGACGAGCGCCGGCCAATCCGCAGCGAGGACCGCATCCTCGGGTATTACGCCGCTGCCCCGGCGGCCTTCCGCAACGATGCGGCCAACCGGGCCCTTACCGAGGCGCTGCTGCGGGCGGCGGCGGCCGGGATAGCCCTGGGGATTGCGGCAGCGCTGGCTGCTGCCTGGGGGTTCTCGCGTTCGCTGGCCGCCCCGGCGGCCCGTGTTGCCAGTGGCATCGACCTGATCGCGCACGGCAGCCTGGCAGCACCAATCCCCGGCGGGCGCACCCGCGAGATAGCCCGCATCGCCCAGGCCGCCAACCTGCTGGCGCAGCGCCTGCGCAGCGAACAGCAGCTGCGCAGCCAGTGGGCGCAGGATGTAACCCATGATCTGCGCACCCCGGTGGCCTCGATCCGTACCCAGCTCGAGGCGATTGTTGACGGGGTATATCCGCTCGAGCCGGCCAGGATCAGCGGCACCCTGCAGGAGCTGGCCCGGGTTGAACACCTGATCGCGGATCTGGATGAGCTGATGCGGCTGGAAGAACCCGGGCGGCCACTGCAGACCGACCGGATACCAGCCGCCGGGTTCACCGACGCCCTGCGGCAGCGATTCGAACTGGAACTGCAGCAGCGCTCCCTCGAGTGGCGCACAAGCCCTGGAATCAGCGAGTTTATCGGCGACCACGATCTGCTGCTGCGGGCTGTATCCAATCTGATTGCCAACGCGATACGCCATGCAGCCCCAGCCAGCACCATCGACCTGGAGATCACCGGCTCCCGGGAAAGCGTCCGACTGCTGGTACGCAACCAGGGCGAGGTAGTGCCGGACGAAGAGATTCCGCACCTGTTCGAGCGGCTGTATCGCGGGGAATACGCCAGAGGCACAGCAGGATCCGGGCTTGGGCTGACGATTGCCCGCCGCATCGCCGAGCTGCACCACGGGAGCATCTCTATGCACAGCAGCCGCGCTTCCGGCACCGTGGTAACCATCGAGATCCCGCAGCACCCGGCGAGCTTCACTGAATCTTCATAACAGCTTCATGCTCCCCCCACGGCCGGCTGTCATATTTGTCTCAGAAACCATGCAAGGAGGTACGTTATGCACACACGTACATTGATTATCGCCCTGGCAATCGGGCTGATTGCCGTCAGTGGCAGCTGGGCCCGCAGCCCGGGAACCGGCTCCCCGGAAACCGTCGGCAGCGAGGCTGCCGCCGCAGGCTCGACGGTTACCCTGGCAGGAACCCTGGAACTGAGTGAATGCGCCTGGGAACTGC comes from the Spirochaeta africana DSM 8902 genome and includes:
- a CDS encoding ABC transporter permease; this encodes MSTVAKLVMLYENIAMSFRSIKANKIRSLLTALGVLIGVASVIGLTALGQGTRVSVEERLGQLGANLLIVYSGEPRGTSLVRTRTTNIAPRLTPADLQMIRDLPPELVSRIAVESSMNGQIKFERLNTAAAVIGTDTSYPAVRNFRPVYGSFFTDADMANRARVAVIGVQIYRELFPDGADPVGQTIRVNNLPYRITGIMEEKGSPAQDAAVFIPFSTFQRSHSGQENYAMFNIQAASPEIMYELQEVIEQNMLRLRRLPGMDLADFYIANQQDVIGTMTAVTDTFTLLLGGIAAISLLVGGIGIMNIMLVSVTERTREIGVRMALGATPQHILTQFLTEAVLLGAGGGLAGIASGYGISWGAQRFGGLVSVVSPDSVLLAFGFAVLTGLFFGGYPAWRASRLDPIEALRYE
- a CDS encoding efflux RND transporter periplasmic adaptor subunit produces the protein MNRKKHRQHGRLRRKQTVGFSVVVIGLAVVAALYAGRRFQQGETAPDLALRTEEAVEGTVGVSIENPAQSVAHRIRVLRAGAGGEVAWIAAPGYTVSAGDPLVEFAPEQAERRLELARIAVQEARIQLAQHQATREQAARLLQERESLAAAGAVSSEQVQSARDQLRDVGYRVQSAELSLERARLSLVEAQQEYASVTVKAPFDGTVLSVSAAEGDWVGQNSSLLSFGDVSRLRFTAEVDEYDISRIVPGMPVNIRSVVMDGNPLRAEVVEISPEAEIVNNIALFRVSAVAENPDNRLKPGMTADMAIVLARDTGVVIPSTAVSTVRGRSYVEVQADDGTVESRRVEPGADDGNRVAVLEGLSAGERVIVPEASAELPSLIPAAADQTGSTSIIPVPGSAGTSGSAGSPGSPGGGSGGGGGGR
- a CDS encoding HAMP domain-containing sensor histidine kinase, yielding MYSLFQRSFLAFLAGYTVLLVILGGSIAIGYRQSMQAWSAQRSGMIEQSARELLREHAGERRGMGPQSQAHPRSPGHAGMPGDTPFFVYDTDGNVIASSLPEGRRRELSVPDERRPIRSEDRILGYYAAAPAAFRNDAANRALTEALLRAAAAGIALGIAAALAAAWGFSRSLAAPAARVASGIDLIAHGSLAAPIPGGRTREIARIAQAANLLAQRLRSEQQLRSQWAQDVTHDLRTPVASIRTQLEAIVDGVYPLEPARISGTLQELARVEHLIADLDELMRLEEPGRPLQTDRIPAAGFTDALRQRFELELQQRSLEWRTSPGISEFIGDHDLLLRAVSNLIANAIRHAAPASTIDLEITGSRESVRLLVRNQGEVVPDEEIPHLFERLYRGEYARGTAGSGLGLTIARRIAELHHGSISMHSSRASGTVVTIEIPQHPASFTESS
- a CDS encoding TolC family protein; this translates as MRVKRNKTGCHLQRNLLATALLILVAGVVIPQEIGVFLDRIAAVPVVVEARHSYEDAVRSLRAAEYRGDLLLGLDSGARHRLLEDEETQDRVDPSYGVSLDIPVMLSDSEQARLEQRRIELAVAEQHLLNARMEAFLQIFAAYTDLYLAQAELSLLEGELHAADQSWQRSRDLFAAGDIPLTDLLERDEDRHAAALALDAGVFAIQDAAARLQLLTGIEPDRTVSPRTHTAEWEPGQLPADPADQRSILLQNHPEVVQKTAATTIAGIHTQAVPSDVAVSLRVSWTADEHSFSASWGTARPVLGLGYSLQPGDGSRDSSAILSWSAGISWALGSGRSQALEAARAAEEYAHDRLDRVVQEAEAELAALQRDLQVAEGRRDAAARGVERATIYRDIAGTRAAAGQLLPGEESAAELAHERAVLRLERSEMELRQAEWRLVQYGGDLSLLPYAMRQFIQGGIE
- a CDS encoding ABC transporter ATP-binding protein, producing the protein MMDVRSLHKEYWMGPSRIKALNGVTFRIDRGEFVAIAGPSGSGKSTLMNILGCLDTPSAGSYFLAGDEASGLSTEQLAATRNRHIGFVFQSFNLLPRANALENVELPLVYRGMPARQRREAAGAVLDLVGLSDRLQHLPSELSGGQRQRVAIARALVGNPAVVLADEPTGALDTHTGEEIMRLFTSLQQRGVTLIMVTHDQDLANRAERVIRLLDGRIVSDSRRAE
- a CDS encoding response regulator transcription factor encodes the protein MARIFVIEDNEGLRSTICSYLELEDHIAVPFSRLRGLEDAVRMQQPALLILDVMLPDGDGFIAARQLRRFSEVPIIFLTARTAESDRITGFEVGGDDYLVKPFSNKELMLRVRALLKRTAPLPIDAPGSRLLHLRLQHNPGESRLQLDPAGHRCRHNGTDVTLTAAEWKILNHLAGNPGVVVSRDRLLGVCLDYLAEGSERTIDTHIKNIRTKLGKQPWIETVRGFGYRFSGEPVDTSGDEHV